A single Vulcanisaeta distributa DSM 14429 DNA region contains:
- a CDS encoding ParA family protein, producing the protein MLTVLFLSQKGGVGKTLIITSLATALAMRGYRTWLIDLDPNATASKVLGVNNPGSVNGALTYIMGVTKTVKVSTAFIEDGVVGNIKVIPPGASPITNPYSALPSTAVLSSRVSSLIKGIGNYRVKPNFILIDTPALSPALNPGLITSLVGSADVITLVATDEPGGMGWLGSMLEYASAVVPGREGVVVLNKLSSIRGNLDIGVKNVVKILRNPAIEAAWRLGSIPYLVKDPGLGQFRRAIDELAALLERLNAERVWVSP; encoded by the coding sequence GTGTTGACTGTATTGTTCCTAAGCCAGAAGGGTGGTGTTGGTAAGACATTGATAATCACGAGCCTAGCCACGGCACTGGCGATGAGGGGGTACAGGACCTGGCTCATTGACCTGGACCCAAACGCCACCGCATCCAAGGTCTTAGGCGTGAACAACCCGGGTAGTGTTAATGGGGCTTTGACGTACATTATGGGGGTTACGAAGACCGTTAAGGTCTCTACGGCATTCATTGAGGATGGGGTTGTGGGGAATATAAAGGTCATACCACCTGGCGCATCACCCATCACAAACCCATACAGTGCATTACCGAGCACTGCGGTCCTGAGCTCGAGGGTCTCATCACTAATTAAGGGGATAGGCAATTACAGGGTTAAGCCCAACTTCATACTAATAGACACACCGGCCCTATCACCAGCACTGAACCCAGGGCTCATAACCTCGCTGGTGGGTAGTGCCGACGTGATAACGCTGGTGGCCACGGACGAGCCAGGCGGCATGGGGTGGCTCGGTAGCATGCTTGAGTACGCGTCGGCGGTAGTCCCAGGTAGGGAGGGGGTTGTGGTGTTGAATAAGTTATCGAGTATAAGGGGTAACCTAGACATTGGTGTTAAGAACGTGGTGAAGATACTCAGGAACCCGGCGATTGAGGCTGCGTGGCGACTGGGCTCAATACCCTACCTGGTCAAGGACCCGGGGCTGGGTCAGTTCAGGAGGGCGATTGATGAGTTGGCGGCGTTGCTGGAGAGGTTGAATGCGGAGAGGGTTTGGGTGAGCCCATGA
- a CDS encoding ATPase, T2SS/T4P/T4SS family, with protein sequence MGGVDGEVVFSRRVSFRGFPSTVTIYSTVWGSGCFVDVGDSVLPGIDSFDLESFVVRYMPKVRDAVIRGVSRGLGFEDAVVNALRVEVSNYLRSAGVDASGDDLDKWASLLFRGLYNYGALEPVMAVGDEVGLTDIYVTPNARVHFKLSSLGDCQSSIVPSTREVELLVSVIGDRVGVYPTYYNPSIEAYDRAHRPMLRVSVDSFDVTDRTRVSIRVFPTRAWKLTDMVRLGSIDARLAAYLWLALEVGVPVLVIGPAGSGKTSMSAALMSALPPSTVIAKVEDIDEVLLPQELVSDYAGGVIPLLSREGHGAGVRPIPLFQRLVHALRVGADYIFVNEVRGPEDTRAWLHAIMSGQVGGATTMHAGGVEEAIVRLREYGVPIDLVRLLVVLMGRFEVGGRVVRRVVGVWVVDGGKPLVAWDGALHEDVLVKFLGGRVGEDFVIREVGDREAFLRHYSGFDIDETEWVRLIALFHRARDLVMPREVKSDVVFDES encoded by the coding sequence GTGGGTGGGGTTGATGGTGAGGTTGTGTTTAGTCGTAGGGTCTCGTTTCGCGGCTTCCCAAGTACCGTGACCATCTACAGCACTGTCTGGGGTAGTGGCTGCTTTGTTGATGTGGGTGATTCCGTACTCCCCGGCATTGACTCCTTTGACCTTGAGTCCTTCGTTGTGAGGTACATGCCTAAGGTTAGGGATGCCGTGATTAGGGGTGTTTCGAGGGGTTTGGGCTTTGAGGATGCCGTGGTTAACGCCCTTAGGGTTGAAGTCAGTAATTACCTGAGGAGTGCCGGCGTTGATGCCTCTGGCGATGATCTTGATAAGTGGGCATCACTCCTGTTTAGGGGGTTGTATAACTACGGTGCCCTGGAGCCCGTGATGGCCGTAGGCGATGAGGTTGGCCTCACCGACATTTACGTAACCCCCAACGCCAGGGTTCACTTTAAGTTGAGTAGTCTTGGTGATTGCCAGTCGAGTATTGTGCCTAGCACCAGGGAGGTTGAGCTCTTGGTGAGTGTCATTGGCGATAGGGTTGGGGTCTACCCAACCTATTATAACCCATCCATCGAGGCTTACGATAGGGCCCATAGGCCAATGCTTAGGGTGAGTGTTGATTCATTCGACGTTACGGATAGGACCAGGGTGAGTATTAGGGTCTTCCCCACCAGGGCTTGGAAACTAACTGACATGGTTAGGCTGGGCTCCATTGACGCTAGGTTGGCCGCCTACCTATGGCTGGCGCTCGAGGTTGGTGTCCCTGTCCTGGTGATTGGGCCCGCGGGCTCTGGGAAGACGAGCATGTCGGCGGCCCTGATGTCCGCGTTGCCACCTAGCACGGTGATTGCCAAGGTTGAGGATATCGACGAGGTCCTGCTGCCCCAGGAGTTGGTTAGTGATTATGCTGGTGGTGTCATTCCGCTGCTTAGTCGTGAGGGTCATGGGGCGGGTGTTAGGCCCATACCACTCTTCCAGAGGCTTGTTCATGCGCTTAGGGTTGGTGCTGATTACATATTTGTTAATGAGGTTAGGGGTCCGGAGGACACGAGGGCGTGGCTCCACGCCATAATGAGTGGGCAGGTGGGTGGTGCAACCACGATGCATGCTGGTGGTGTTGAGGAGGCCATTGTTAGGCTTAGGGAGTATGGTGTGCCCATTGACTTGGTTAGGTTATTGGTCGTTCTCATGGGTAGGTTCGAGGTTGGTGGTAGGGTTGTTAGGAGGGTTGTGGGTGTGTGGGTTGTGGATGGTGGTAAGCCCCTGGTTGCCTGGGATGGGGCTTTGCATGAGGATGTCCTGGTTAAGTTCCTGGGTGGGCGTGTTGGTGAGGACTTCGTGATTAGGGAGGTGGGTGATAGGGAGGCGTTCCTTAGGCATTACTCGGGCTTCGACATTGATGAGACTGAGTGGGTTAGGTTGATAGCCCTGTTCCACAGGGCTAGGGACCTGGTCATGCCGAGGGAGGTCAAGAGCGACGTTGTTTTTGATGAGTCCTAA
- a CDS encoding ParA family protein — MTIITVTSGNVGGVGKTTITLALLMSTKNVAYMDLSPDNRSLSLLLGLNPRVDIIDSVRGGRYMMYVRDGNVVIPIRHREYLELRQLSEIAPGEVQRMLRALEKTLVSKYGVDDLVIDTMSAVNLGLTMGAIEAADKLLIPLTREREELIRRTIPRVGTKHMVYAMNMVRENLRVEGMTVVIPYVEGASNQLEVAERIRNYVRNLMKVVLG; from the coding sequence ATGACGATAATAACAGTCACAAGCGGCAATGTTGGTGGGGTGGGGAAAACAACAATAACGCTGGCCCTACTAATGAGTACGAAGAACGTGGCGTACATGGACCTAAGCCCGGACAACCGCTCCCTATCCCTACTCCTGGGCCTTAACCCGAGGGTGGACATAATAGATAGCGTGCGTGGTGGCAGGTACATGATGTATGTGAGGGATGGGAACGTGGTCATACCAATAAGGCATAGGGAGTACCTGGAGCTGAGGCAATTGAGTGAGATAGCACCAGGTGAGGTGCAAAGGATGCTTAGGGCGTTGGAGAAGACCCTGGTTAGTAAGTACGGTGTGGATGACCTCGTGATAGACACCATGAGTGCCGTGAACCTGGGACTGACGATGGGCGCGATAGAGGCTGCGGACAAGCTACTAATACCGCTGACCAGGGAGAGGGAGGAGTTGATAAGGAGGACCATACCGAGGGTTGGCACGAAGCACATGGTCTACGCCATGAACATGGTCAGGGAGAACCTAAGGGTGGAGGGCATGACCGTGGTGATACCGTACGTGGAGGGCGCCAGTAATCAGCTGGAGGTTGCGGAGAGGATTAGGAATTACGTCAGGAATTTAATGAAGGTAGTCCTCGGGTAA